The Chloroflexota bacterium sequence AGCCTTCCTGGCCGATTGCATGCTGGTCATCGGCACCTCGGCCCTGGTCTACCCGGCGGCGAGCCTGCCGACGATCGCCCAACAGCGGGGCGCGCCGCTGATCGAGGTGAACCCGTTGCCGACGGCGCTTTCAGGCGCGTGCGACGTCATCATCCGCGCGCCCTCCGGTCAGGCGCTCCCGTACCTGGTAGAGCGCATCCGCGCGCTCAAAGAGGATGCGCAGTAGCCGTCATTCGAGGACGCCGACCGTTTCCGGGCGGATGACGAGGATGACGCAAACCTCGCCGGGGCTTCCCCAGGGAAACTGCCTCTCTCCAAGATACCGCGGGAGAGCTTGTGGATATGCGCCTCCGCGCCTTTGTGACGCCGCTCTATGACGCGGCCTCGGACGTAGATTGCGTCGTAGGGATCCTTGGTGTCAACGGCGGAGATGGCGACGCGCGGATCCCTCGCCACGTTCAGCGTCTTTTGCTGCTCATCCGTAGTATTGACGAGGATGGTGTTCCTCTCCAGATCGAGCCAAACGGGGGTCACCTGAGGGCTTCCGTCCTCCATCAACGTGGCCAGGTGGCCGATGTTCGCCTGTGTAAAGAACCTTTTGTGCGCGGCGGTCAGCTTGGCGGGCATGTGGGCCTCCTTGCGACGTCCGTACGGTCACAGGCGGGCCGGCGGCAGGGCCTGGCCGCCTTCATAGTACCAGGGCTCCGGCCAGCCCCGCACGCAGCGCCTTTGTAGACGATGAATGACAACGTAGTACAATGGGATACATGAAGGAGGCTCCGCATGAAAACAATCCAAAAGAGCCTTCGCGTTCCTCAAGAGGTCGCGGAGGGAATCGAAGGCTTAGCCGACGCCGCACAACGCGATTTCTCTTCGCTGACGAACGAGCTCCTGGAAGAAGCGCTCAAGATGCGCCGTTGTCCTGGGATCTGGTTCGCCGAAGGTCCATCAGGACGTCGTGCTCGCATCGCTGACACGGGGCTGGATGTCTGGGAGGTCATCGCAGCATACAAACACATGTCGTCATCATGGCCGCGCCTCCGCAAAGCCTACGACTGGCTCACCCAAGCCCAGCTCCGCGCCGCCCTCGGCTATTACGCCGCCTATCCGGATGAAATCGAGCGCGCTCTCACCCGCAACGTATCCTGGACGAAAGAGCGCTTAGGGAAGCAGCACCCTTCGCTGCGGGCGATGGCTGAGTGAAGTATTACCTTGACGAGGATATCAACCCCCGCGTTGCTACATTGCTTCGCGCCGCCAGAGTGGACGCAGTCAGCGCTCATGAGGCAGATGCGCGGGGGTTGACCGGCGGGGAGCAGCTCCGGCTTGCCGCGAAGGCCGGGCGATGTCTTGTCACGCGCAACCGGGACGACTTCATCAAGCTCACGCTGCAATGGTTCAACGATCAGCGTCCGCACTTCGGCGTCCTCATCGTTCCCTATTCGATTCCGCCCGACCGCATCTCCACGATAGCTGCTGCTTTGACCGACTATGCACGCCGACACCGAGAGGGTCTTCACCCGTACACCGTTGACTTTCTCTAGCGCCCTTCACACGCCGAAGGCTTCCTTCAAGAAGCGCTTCACCGCCGCCACGGGCACCGCAAGGCCGACATCCAGCCCAGCCATCATCGTATTGATGCCGACCAGGCGGCCTTCGGCGTCAACGAGGGGGCCGCCCGAGTGTCCCGGGCGCACGTGGATACCGGCCGCGAGCCATTCGCGCGCCGGACCGCCGTCCAGGCGGACCTCTCGCCGCTTGCCGATGTAGACGCCCGCCGTGGCCGCGCCGGGGACGCCCCACGGGTTGCCGATGGCGAAGAGGAATTGCCCAGAGCGCAGTCTATCGGAATCGCCGAGGGCGATGGGCGTGAGGCCTGAGGCGGGGGCGGAGAGCGCGGCGAGATCGTAGTAGCGGTCGTCAGCCAGGATGCGCGCTTCGACTCGGCTCCCGTCCGGGAGAGAAACCTCCTTCACGCCGCCGCCGATGACATGGGCGTTGGTCACGATGAGCCCGTCCGGGTGCACGATGGTCCCTGAGCCGAAGCCCGATCCGCTCTGGATGTGGACGAGGCCGTGTTCAGCCTGGTTCACGGTCTTTGCAAGCTCATTGTTAAGCGCGTCAAGGATGGCAGGCATGACGATGCTCCTTAGGGGCGTTCACCGATTATGACCGAGAGGTCGCGGACCTGGCCCCCGCGCACCACAGTCACTTGGACGGCCTTGCCCACGCGCTCGCCGCCAAGGGAGGCCAGCAACTCGTTGGGGAAGCGCACAGGCTGCTTTTCGAGAGCGATGACGATATCGCCGAGGAGGAGCCCCCCTATATCGGCGGGGCTTCCCGGTTCCACGGAGTTCACGAGGAGCCCTGTCTCCTGCTTGGCCTGTTGCGCCGTGGCCCCCTGGAGACGCACGGGGTAGGTGCCGATGCCGAGGTAGCCGCGCTTCACCCTGCCGTGGGCAAGGATCGCCTCGACGACGCGGCCGATGGTGGCGTGAGGAATCGCCACAGGCGCGCCGCGATTGAGGGCCGTGGAGTTCATCCCGGCGAACTGTCCCGCGCCGCTGACGAGGGGGCCGCCGGAGAAGCCGGGGCACATCGTGACGTCCGTCTGGACATAGCGATCTATTCGGCCGCCGACGGCAGTGCGCCAGGCATCGCCCAGGGCGCTGACGACGCCGATGGTGGCCTGCACAGTGCGCCCGGGGCGGCCGAGGGCGAGAACGATATGGCCGACGCGGAGCGTCATATGCTCGGCCCATGTGGCCTTCGCGAGCCCCGTCACTTGGACGCGCAGGACGGCGATGTCCGTCGTAGGGTCGCGCCCCGCGAGGCTCGCCTGGGTACTCGCGCCGTTCGGCAGGCCGATGCCGATGCCCTCATCGCGCTCGAGAGCGTGGTTCGCCGTCACGATGACGCCATCGGACGACCAGACGATGCCGCTGGCTGGGAGTCTGCTTCGCCCTTCCACGCGCACGATGGACGGCCCTGCCAGCTCAACCGTTGTTGCAAGATTCTCCGAGAGCGTTCCTAGGATGCTCGACATCGCTTTCCTCCAAATGACGCGCCGCTACACAGCCATGCACGATTCCGATAGACCAACGATAGAAGCGCTGCGGCAGGAGGGGACTAGCCGAAGGGCTAGTCTTTCCCTAGGAAAGAGGACAGTTAGAGGATGATGAGCCCGAGGCGCGTCGCACGGGTAACCGCCTCGGTGCGGCTCTGCGCGCCGAGTTTGCCCAAGATGGCGTTCACATGGAACTTCACGGTGTGCTCCGTGACGTTCAAGCGGCCTGCGATAGCCTTGTTGGAAAGCCCTTCGGCAAGGAGGCGCAGGACCTCGATCTCCCGTGATGTCAGCTCGTCGGCGGCGTTCAGGCCCGCCTGGGGGGCCCACCCGCGCTCGGCCAGCGAGGCATCGTAGACCGCGATGCCCTCCGCCACGGCATGGATGGCGGCCTGCACCTGGGAGGGACGCGCAGTCCTCTTCAAAAGGCCGCGGGCGCCGGAGAGGCGAACCTCGGCGGCCTGGGCGGCATCAGCGACGAGGGGGAGGGCTAGGGCGCGGACGGCCTCGAGGCGCGCAGGCAGCAACGGCCCCCAGCCGACGTCCCAGAGCAACACTTGCGCCGAGAAAGCAGCTAGCGCTTCGGGCGTCGCCTCACCTTCCGTGAGCTGGGCAGAGATGCTCACCCCTTCGCCCCTTTCCAGGAGCGCGGCAAGCCCCGCCCGGGCCAGAGCATCATCGCCGATGATCACAATCGTGACGGCTTGCGGCATAGGTGCATCCCATTAGATGCAGCAGGGCCGTAAGGGGTGGCACGCCCTTTCCTTGACGGCCCGCCGAAGCCGCTGCTAGGCTGACCGCTACGCCTTTCGACTCCCGGAGGAAGCATGACCGAACGCACCGTGGGCGAGCTAAACCCGCCCGAACGCCTCTTGCTCGGCCCAGGCCCGGCGAACATCCCGCCGTGCGTCCACAAGGCCATGAACACACCCTTGCTTGGCCACCTTGATCCGGCCTTCCTCGCACTCATGGATGAGACGGTGCATCTCCTGCGCCTTGTCTTCAAGACGGCGAACAAGCTCACCATTCCCGTCTCCGGCACAGGCTCCGCAGGGATGGAGGCGGCGCTGTGCAACGTCATCGAGCCCGGCGATACAGTTGTAGTCGGCGTGCACGGCTACTTCGGCGAGCGCATCACGGATATGGCATCGCGCTACGGAGCAAAGGTCGTGCGCGTTGAGGGGGAATGGGGCAGGCCCCTGGACCCGGCGCAGTTCAAGGCGGCCTTGGAAAAAGAAAAGAGGGCCAAGCTCGTCGCTATCGTCCATGCCGAAACGTCAACAGGCGTCTTGCAACCGCTCCCCGAGCTTGCGCGCCTGGCCCACGACCACGGGGCGCTGCTCCTGGCGGATACGGTGACCTCGCTCGGCGGCGTGGACGTGCGGATTGACGAGTGGGGCGTGGACATCGCCTA is a genomic window containing:
- a CDS encoding response regulator transcription factor; the protein is MPQAVTIVIIGDDALARAGLAALLERGEGVSISAQLTEGEATPEALAAFSAQVLLWDVGWGPLLPARLEAVRALALPLVADAAQAAEVRLSGARGLLKRTARPSQVQAAIHAVAEGIAVYDASLAERGWAPQAGLNAADELTSREIEVLRLLAEGLSNKAIAGRLNVTEHTVKFHVNAILGKLGAQSRTEAVTRATRLGLIIL
- a CDS encoding trypsin-like serine protease, with translation MPAILDALNNELAKTVNQAEHGLVHIQSGSGFGSGTIVHPDGLIVTNAHVIGGGVKEVSLPDGSRVEARILADDRYYDLAALSAPASGLTPIALGDSDRLRSGQFLFAIGNPWGVPGAATAGVYIGKRREVRLDGGPAREWLAAGIHVRPGHSGGPLVDAEGRLVGINTMMAGLDVGLAVPVAAVKRFLKEAFGV
- a CDS encoding DUF433 domain-containing protein, yielding MKTIQKSLRVPQEVAEGIEGLADAAQRDFSSLTNELLEEALKMRRCPGIWFAEGPSGRRARIADTGLDVWEVIAAYKHMSSSWPRLRKAYDWLTQAQLRAALGYYAAYPDEIERALTRNVSWTKERLGKQHPSLRAMAE
- a CDS encoding PDZ domain-containing protein, translating into MSSILGTLSENLATTVELAGPSIVRVEGRSRLPASGIVWSSDGVIVTANHALERDEGIGIGLPNGASTQASLAGRDPTTDIAVLRVQVTGLAKATWAEHMTLRVGHIVLALGRPGRTVQATIGVVSALGDAWRTAVGGRIDRYVQTDVTMCPGFSGGPLVSGAGQFAGMNSTALNRGAPVAIPHATIGRVVEAILAHGRVKRGYLGIGTYPVRLQGATAQQAKQETGLLVNSVEPGSPADIGGLLLGDIVIALEKQPVRFPNELLASLGGERVGKAVQVTVVRGGQVRDLSVIIGERP
- a CDS encoding PPOX class F420-dependent oxidoreductase, with amino-acid sequence MPAKLTAAHKRFFTQANIGHLATLMEDGSPQVTPVWLDLERNTILVNTTDEQQKTLNVARDPRVAISAVDTKDPYDAIYVRGRVIERRHKGAEAHIHKLSRGILERGSFPGEAPARFASSSSSARKRSASSNDGYCASSLSARMRSTRYGSA